In candidate division KSB1 bacterium, the following are encoded in one genomic region:
- a CDS encoding TonB-dependent receptor produces MKQFSGKILATIFILLAALFAAPVFSSADENSGKTARLYGAVFDKESKQPLPGANVFVLELKRGAATDENGAFSIDGLAAGRYTLVCRLLGYEEMRKTVIISTMNLKQDFYLKSNPIELQGISISAEKNKINLTESSQARQVLSEAELQKHRGQTLGETLKDIPGVTVLQTGPAIAKPVIRGLHSQRVLVLNAGVPQEGQQWGGEHAPEIDPFSPARIEVLKGAAGVQYGAGAIGGVIRLEPRDLRKSGGIGGELTLNAFSNNLQGAASLLLEGGLAKWPGFGWRAQGSLRRAGDAKTPAYHVLNSGFDERDWAAAIGYNAGRRSLEMHFSHFGTTLGIFRGSHLGNVTDLLRAIARGRPSTISSFSYDINAPKQNIRHNLLSLKSRFELANLGRLEMLYGWQQNHRQEFDAHAPFSSKPPSFPSFDLTLTTHTADVTFQHQPVGNFFGKVGVSGMRQGNVLAASRSLLIPNFRAYSGGVFMIESWVSGAWTVDLGGRYDYRWFKTFRRIDDNVVERIHDYSNVTGVVGLIYQFAPSWSIGANLGSAWRPPSLNELYSNGVHHGTAQFEIGDLNLQSERSTSLDLTLRHLSARGRAEISVYHNHMHNFIFLFPDPEPTLTVRGAFPTFRYQQAGARLRGFDGAVEYQLSELLQLGAAVAVVRGDNLETHEPLFQMPADRLRLTMHWHLPDWGRFASSFFELNATLVKRQTRFPQNVDYADPPPGYSLLDINLGTEFQFGGQPLRFNLSAQNIANQTYRDYLSRFRYFTDDPGRNVVLRLQMPFGTSE; encoded by the coding sequence ATGAAACAATTCTCCGGAAAAATTCTGGCAACCATCTTCATCCTGCTCGCCGCCCTTTTTGCCGCGCCGGTTTTTTCAAGCGCTGATGAAAACAGCGGCAAAACCGCGCGGCTCTACGGCGCTGTTTTCGACAAAGAGAGCAAACAGCCGCTGCCCGGCGCCAACGTTTTCGTGCTGGAGCTGAAGCGCGGCGCCGCTACTGATGAGAATGGCGCGTTCAGCATCGATGGCCTCGCGGCAGGGCGTTACACGCTGGTCTGCCGCTTGCTCGGCTACGAAGAGATGCGCAAAACCGTCATCATCTCCACTATGAATTTGAAACAGGATTTTTATTTAAAATCAAATCCCATCGAGCTGCAAGGCATCAGCATCAGCGCTGAAAAAAATAAAATTAATTTGACCGAATCCAGCCAGGCCCGCCAGGTGTTGAGCGAAGCCGAGCTGCAAAAGCATCGCGGCCAAACTTTGGGCGAGACGCTGAAAGATATTCCCGGCGTCACGGTTCTGCAAACCGGACCGGCCATCGCCAAGCCCGTGATTCGCGGCTTGCATTCGCAGCGCGTGTTGGTGCTCAACGCCGGTGTGCCGCAGGAAGGCCAGCAATGGGGCGGGGAGCATGCGCCGGAGATCGATCCGTTTTCGCCGGCGCGCATCGAAGTTCTCAAAGGCGCCGCCGGCGTGCAATACGGCGCCGGCGCCATCGGCGGCGTCATTCGCCTCGAGCCGCGCGATCTGCGGAAAAGCGGCGGCATCGGCGGTGAGCTGACGCTGAATGCGTTTTCAAATAATCTGCAGGGCGCCGCCTCGCTTTTGCTCGAAGGTGGCTTGGCCAAATGGCCCGGCTTCGGCTGGCGCGCCCAAGGCAGTCTCCGCCGCGCCGGTGACGCGAAAACCCCGGCCTATCACGTTCTCAATTCCGGCTTTGACGAGCGCGATTGGGCGGCGGCAATCGGATACAACGCCGGGCGCCGCAGCCTCGAAATGCACTTCAGCCATTTCGGCACGACGCTGGGAATTTTTCGCGGCTCGCACCTCGGCAACGTCACGGACCTCTTGCGCGCCATCGCACGCGGCCGGCCCTCGACCATCAGCAGCTTTAGTTACGACATCAATGCGCCCAAACAAAACATCAGGCACAATCTGTTGTCGCTCAAATCACGCTTCGAGCTGGCGAACCTCGGCCGTCTCGAAATGTTATATGGCTGGCAGCAAAATCACCGGCAGGAGTTTGATGCGCACGCGCCGTTCTCTTCCAAGCCGCCGAGTTTTCCGAGTTTTGATTTGACGCTCACGACCCACACCGCGGACGTGACGTTTCAGCATCAGCCGGTCGGGAATTTCTTCGGCAAAGTCGGGGTGAGCGGCATGCGGCAAGGCAATGTGCTGGCGGCCAGCCGCAGTTTGCTCATCCCCAATTTTCGCGCCTATAGCGGCGGGGTTTTTATGATCGAAAGCTGGGTGAGCGGCGCGTGGACGGTCGATCTCGGCGGGCGCTATGATTATCGCTGGTTCAAAACGTTTCGCCGAATCGACGACAATGTTGTCGAGCGCATTCACGATTACAGCAACGTCACCGGCGTGGTGGGGTTGATTTACCAGTTCGCGCCGTCGTGGTCAATTGGCGCCAATCTCGGTTCCGCGTGGCGGCCGCCGAGTCTCAACGAGCTTTACAGCAACGGCGTACATCACGGCACCGCGCAGTTCGAAATCGGCGATTTGAATTTGCAAAGCGAGCGCAGCACCAGCCTCGACCTTACGCTGCGGCATTTGAGCGCCCGCGGCCGCGCCGAAATCAGCGTCTATCACAATCACATGCACAATTTCATTTTTCTCTTCCCCGATCCCGAGCCGACGCTGACCGTGCGTGGCGCGTTTCCGACATTTCGCTATCAACAGGCCGGGGCGCGCTTGCGCGGTTTCGACGGCGCGGTGGAATATCAACTTTCCGAGCTGCTGCAATTGGGTGCCGCGGTTGCCGTGGTGCGCGGTGATAATCTCGAAACGCACGAGCCCCTGTTTCAAATGCCCGCCGATCGCCTGCGCTTGACGATGCATTGGCATCTGCCGGATTGGGGCCGGTTTGCCAGCTCGTTTTTCGAGCTGAACGCGACGCTGGTGAAACGGCAAACGCGATTTCCGCAAAACGTCGATTATGCCGATCCGCCGCCCGGCTATTCGCTGCTCGACATCAACCTCGGCACGGAGTTTCAATTCGGCGGCCAACCGTTGCGTTTCAATCTCAGCGCGCAAAATATCGCCAACCAAACGTATCGCGACTATTTGAGCCGTTTTCGTTATTTCACCGACGACCCCGGCCGCAACGTCGTGCTGCGCTTGCAAATGCCGTTCGGAACCTCGGAGTGA
- a CDS encoding DUF1684 domain-containing protein, with protein sequence MIFTGATPARTPRAATAIPIQFYLQKMLTASAAKFCPLICLQLCLVNSAITQSPASNWTHAIEQQRREKDQAFLNSKASPLPDNARKNFKGLSYFPVNANLRFEGAIKRYDKRETFDIIASDGRQRKTLRYGYFEFQFEGKTHRLQVYKLLDLAPKYRHLLFIPFLDATSGRESYSGGRYIDLEERSDNRYVVDFNLAYNPSCAYGKKGYSCPIPPAENRLAVRIEAGEKNWAP encoded by the coding sequence ATGATCTTCACCGGCGCCACACCGGCCAGAACACCACGCGCGGCAACGGCCATTCCGATTCAATTTTATCTGCAAAAGATGCTTACTGCTTCTGCGGCAAAATTTTGTCCATTGATTTGCCTGCAGTTGTGCCTGGTCAATAGTGCAATAACCCAATCACCAGCGAGCAATTGGACTCACGCCATCGAGCAGCAGCGCCGCGAAAAAGACCAGGCTTTTCTGAACAGCAAAGCTTCACCCCTGCCGGACAACGCCAGGAAAAATTTCAAAGGCCTGTCTTACTTTCCGGTCAATGCGAATTTACGCTTCGAAGGCGCGATCAAACGCTACGACAAACGCGAGACTTTCGACATCATCGCCAGCGACGGCCGCCAGCGCAAAACGCTGCGCTACGGCTATTTTGAATTCCAATTCGAGGGCAAAACCCATCGCCTGCAGGTTTACAAGCTGCTCGACCTCGCGCCCAAGTATCGGCATTTGCTCTTCATTCCATTCCTGGATGCCACCAGCGGCCGCGAGAGTTACAGCGGCGGCCGTTATATCGATTTGGAAGAGCGCAGCGATAATCGCTACGTCGTCGATTTCAACTTGGCTTACAACCCCTCTTGCGCGTATGGCAAGAAAGGTTATAGTTGCCCCATTCCGCCGGCGGAAAATCGGCTGGCGGTGCGCATCGAGGCCGGCGAAAAAAATTGGGCGCCTTGA
- a CDS encoding cytochrome c-type biogenesis protein CcmH: MKNSLFFQRLILLSMVLFLRPGVARDLPDSTRGVSNEDVREISSQLIAPCCWTMTADAHSSPIAYEMRMQIRGALAQGKSEGEILQAYVSQYGERILAKPTKQGFNLLAWILPFAALLTGSWILWRFLHRHAEPAKASATMRSDPHDPYAQRMERELRELNG, translated from the coding sequence ATGAAAAATTCATTGTTTTTCCAGCGGCTAATTCTCTTGAGCATGGTTTTATTTTTGCGACCAGGCGTCGCGAGAGATTTGCCGGATTCCACGCGAGGGGTTTCGAATGAAGACGTGAGAGAAATTTCCAGCCAGCTGATTGCGCCGTGCTGCTGGACGATGACGGCGGATGCGCACAGCTCGCCAATTGCTTACGAAATGCGCATGCAAATCCGCGGCGCGCTGGCACAGGGCAAAAGCGAAGGCGAAATTTTGCAAGCGTATGTCTCCCAGTACGGCGAGCGCATTTTGGCCAAGCCCACGAAGCAAGGCTTCAACCTGTTGGCTTGGATCCTGCCTTTCGCCGCTTTGCTCACCGGCAGTTGGATCTTGTGGCGGTTTTTGCATCGCCACGCCGAGCCGGCAAAAGCGTCTGCGACGATGAGGTCAGATCCCCATGACCCCTATGCACAACGCATGGAACGGGAATTGCGAGAATTGAATGGCTGA
- a CDS encoding copper chaperone PCu(A)C yields the protein MPKIFCFGLLLIILSAGCQRPSDKAEISIAEIWSRPVMVAGAMTDSAAAHRHHAGANGVVYLTIQNSGSAADRLLRVRTEICETVELHETIMDGDRMMMQPVENGIAIPAQGSTKLEPRGRHIMLMGLRRSLAVGDSIELHLDFEKSGTKTAFSTVRQP from the coding sequence ATGCCGAAGATTTTTTGTTTTGGTTTATTGCTGATTATCCTGAGCGCGGGTTGCCAGCGCCCTTCAGACAAGGCTGAAATCAGCATCGCAGAAATTTGGTCGCGGCCGGTAATGGTTGCCGGAGCGATGACGGATAGCGCGGCGGCGCACCGGCATCATGCGGGGGCCAATGGTGTGGTCTATTTGACTATACAAAATAGCGGCAGCGCAGCAGACCGCCTGCTGCGCGTGCGGACGGAGATTTGCGAGACGGTGGAACTGCACGAAACCATCATGGACGGCGACCGCATGATGATGCAGCCCGTCGAAAACGGTATCGCAATTCCGGCGCAAGGTAGCACGAAACTGGAGCCGCGTGGACGCCACATCATGTTAATGGGTTTGAGGCGTTCGCTCGCGGTTGGCGACAGTATTGAGTTGCACCTCGATTTTGAAAAGAGCGGCACGAAAACCGCCTTCTCAACCGTGCGGCAGCCATGA
- a CDS encoding SCO family protein, which yields MRTTLIFSIALAVWACRTTDTFRGTEMPERPIADFKLPDQNGRLFKLSDHRGKVVLFFFGYTFCPDVCPLTLSTWKRVHDALGADTAKVKFVYVTVDPQRDTPEKLKTHLAVFSSDILGLTGSPAALKEVYADFGVYIEKVNIAASAAGYLMNHTTRMFVVDQTGVLRLLIGHDAPVEDVAHDIRLLLKEKK from the coding sequence ATGCGAACCACGCTGATTTTTTCCATCGCGCTGGCCGTTTGGGCGTGCCGCACCACCGATACGTTTCGCGGCACTGAAATGCCGGAAAGGCCGATCGCGGATTTCAAGTTGCCGGATCAAAACGGCCGGCTCTTCAAATTGAGCGACCATCGCGGCAAAGTGGTGCTGTTCTTTTTCGGCTACACGTTTTGCCCGGATGTTTGCCCGTTGACGCTTTCGACTTGGAAGCGCGTGCACGACGCGTTGGGAGCCGACACCGCGAAAGTCAAATTCGTTTATGTCACCGTTGATCCGCAGCGCGATACGCCGGAAAAGTTGAAAACGCATTTGGCCGTGTTCAGCTCGGATATCCTCGGCTTGACCGGCAGCCCGGCGGCGTTGAAAGAGGTTTATGCCGATTTCGGCGTCTATATCGAGAAAGTCAATATCGCAGCCAGCGCCGCGGGATATTTGATGAATCATACGACGCGCATGTTCGTGGTGGATCAAACCGGTGTTCTGCGGCTTCTGATCGGCCACGACGCGCCGGTCGAAGACGTCGCGCACGACATCCGACTCTTATTGAAAGAGAAAAAGTGA
- a CDS encoding cytochrome c, whose amino-acid sequence MLTRAEWIYFALLLLLFWGLYKTREWLAAKNRAYHAAMLTSGCGDSCGGRFAFLKLADLLPSGCGKNNASLPPSPEQQRRWKELRQQLQQTLGEKYNTPIPAATVPQLKRGSELFAQLCASCHGERGDGKVAHPGVLLQPPSNFTDAAHATFFSEQARLQIIRQGIAGTAMMGWGEVLPENDILAIYLYIRYLYQSK is encoded by the coding sequence ATGCTCACACGTGCAGAGTGGATTTATTTTGCACTGCTGCTCCTGCTTTTTTGGGGTTTGTACAAAACCAGGGAATGGCTGGCGGCGAAAAACCGCGCCTATCATGCCGCCATGTTGACTTCGGGTTGCGGCGATTCGTGCGGCGGTCGGTTTGCTTTTCTCAAACTCGCTGATTTGCTGCCCAGCGGCTGCGGTAAAAACAATGCTTCGCTTCCGCCTTCGCCGGAGCAACAGCGCCGTTGGAAGGAATTGCGGCAGCAGTTGCAGCAAACGCTTGGTGAAAAATATAACACGCCGATTCCGGCGGCAACCGTGCCGCAACTCAAACGCGGCAGTGAATTATTCGCGCAGCTTTGCGCGAGTTGTCACGGCGAGCGCGGCGACGGCAAAGTCGCGCACCCAGGCGTGCTGTTGCAGCCGCCGTCGAATTTCACCGACGCGGCGCACGCGACTTTTTTCTCCGAACAAGCGCGGTTGCAAATTATCCGCCAAGGCATTGCCGGCACCGCGATGATGGGCTGGGGAGAAGTTTTGCCGGAGAACGATATTCTGGCGATTTATCTTTATATCCGTTATTTATATCAATCAAAATAG
- a CDS encoding ROK family protein codes for MNFAIGFDLGVTNIKLVTAKEDGTVLKRRTEPSHDDLEKRWAEQIRKMINAVESKLGEAARWIGLAAPGLAARDHLVLVTSIMLPLEIIHEIIKK; via the coding sequence ATGAACTTTGCCATCGGCTTTGATCTCGGCGTAACCAATATCAAACTCGTCACCGCAAAAGAAGACGGAACGGTTTTGAAACGCCGCACCGAGCCGTCGCACGACGACCTCGAGAAGCGATGGGCCGAGCAGATCAGAAAGATGATCAATGCGGTCGAAAGCAAACTTGGCGAAGCCGCGAGGTGGATCGGCTTGGCCGCGCCGGGCCTGGCGGCGCGCGATCATCTTGTCCTGGTAACGTCGATCATGTTACCTCTCGAAATTATCCATGAAATTATTAAGAAATAA
- a CDS encoding SDR family oxidoreductase gives MNNLSLNGKTIVIIGGTSGMGLSAARAFLAHGAKIVAVGRDDEHLEKAQRLLGEAAFVFAADATSSVTAFRAIQEAQQRFGGFRGLYHVAGGSGRKMGDGPLHEMTDAGLEATMRLNFYSIVYSNRAAVKAFMEQKTGGSILNMGSVLAFSPASKYFATHAYAAAKAAIVGFTRAVAAYYAPYNIRVNVIAPGLTETPMSQRAKNDQNIMQYIKTKQPLDGGRIGAPQDLDDAAVYFMSDGSRFVTGQVLAIDGGWMMSEGQYQ, from the coding sequence ATGAACAACCTGTCGTTAAACGGAAAAACCATTGTCATCATCGGCGGCACCAGCGGCATGGGACTTTCTGCCGCGCGCGCTTTCCTGGCACATGGCGCGAAGATCGTCGCCGTCGGGCGAGACGATGAGCATTTGGAAAAGGCGCAACGCTTGCTCGGCGAAGCTGCATTTGTCTTCGCCGCCGATGCAACAAGTTCAGTCACGGCTTTTCGCGCCATACAAGAGGCGCAACAACGCTTCGGCGGATTTCGTGGTCTGTATCACGTCGCCGGCGGCAGCGGCCGGAAAATGGGCGACGGCCCGCTGCACGAAATGACCGACGCCGGCCTGGAAGCCACGATGCGGCTCAATTTTTATTCTATCGTTTATTCCAATCGTGCCGCGGTGAAAGCTTTCATGGAGCAAAAAACCGGCGGCAGCATTTTAAACATGGGATCAGTGTTGGCGTTTTCGCCGGCGTCAAAATATTTTGCCACGCACGCCTACGCCGCGGCCAAAGCCGCGATTGTCGGATTCACCCGCGCCGTTGCCGCATACTACGCGCCTTATAACATTCGTGTCAATGTCATCGCGCCGGGATTGACCGAAACCCCAATGTCACAACGCGCAAAAAATGACCAGAATATCATGCAATATATTAAAACCAAACAGCCGCTGGACGGCGGCCGCATTGGCGCGCCGCAAGATTTGGACGACGCCGCGGTGTATTTCATGTCCGACGGCTCGCGTTTCGTCACCGGACAAGTTTTGGCGATTGACGGCGGTTGGATGATGAGCGAAGGACAGTATCAATGA
- a CDS encoding FAD:protein FMN transferase, with amino-acid sequence MTPTSQNIDLTSGAIPDLHRFAHKAMATIYEIFIVNDDAGYAQQAALEAFNELDRLEQELSRFLPNSDIARLNHLAANQPLSLGLDAFECLKLSKRVFEETAGAFDVTIGPLLKCWLNPDKTLRSPSADELAEARRNIGMQLLDLDELQHTVTLQSSPVHVDLGAVGKGYAVDVMTNLLREWEIEIALIHGGRSSVFALGSPPEKNGWPLTISNPMHPGQILVHLHLRDQAVSGSGLRKGQHIINPRTGQPLAGKRAAWAIAPEAATTDAVSTAFMIMTPEEIEDYCKQHNDVLALLMTQDENSDQEKFLYFGGWENQNVLRSNGLFIRRSDWRSIG; translated from the coding sequence ATGACGCCAACTTCACAAAATATCGACTTGACTTCAGGCGCTATTCCCGACTTGCATCGCTTCGCCCACAAGGCGATGGCAACGATTTATGAAATTTTTATCGTGAACGACGACGCCGGTTACGCGCAGCAAGCGGCGCTGGAAGCCTTCAATGAGCTGGATCGCCTCGAGCAGGAACTGAGCCGATTTCTGCCCAACAGCGACATTGCGCGCCTCAACCATCTCGCCGCCAACCAGCCGTTGTCGCTTGGCCTCGACGCGTTTGAATGCCTCAAACTCTCGAAGCGCGTCTTTGAAGAAACGGCAGGCGCGTTTGATGTGACGATTGGTCCGTTGCTGAAATGCTGGCTCAATCCGGATAAAACGTTGCGCTCGCCCTCCGCCGACGAGCTTGCCGAAGCGCGGCGAAATATCGGCATGCAGCTTCTCGATCTCGATGAATTGCAGCACACGGTCACGTTGCAATCGAGTCCGGTGCACGTCGATCTCGGCGCGGTTGGCAAAGGCTACGCGGTGGATGTCATGACCAACTTGTTGCGTGAATGGGAGATTGAAATCGCCTTGATTCACGGCGGACGCAGCTCTGTTTTTGCGCTCGGCTCGCCGCCGGAAAAAAACGGATGGCCGCTCACCATCAGCAACCCAATGCATCCCGGGCAAATTCTCGTTCATCTGCATTTGCGCGATCAAGCCGTGAGCGGCTCGGGCTTGCGCAAGGGACAGCACATCATCAATCCTCGCACCGGCCAACCGCTCGCCGGCAAACGCGCGGCCTGGGCCATCGCGCCGGAGGCCGCGACGACGGATGCGGTCTCCACGGCGTTTATGATCATGACACCGGAGGAGATTGAAGACTACTGCAAGCAGCACAATGACGTGCTTGCCTTGCTCATGACGCAAGACGAAAATTCGGATCAGGAAAAATTTTTGTATTTTGGTGGATGGGAAAATCAAAACGTGTTGCGGAGTAACGGGCTTTTTATTAGGCGGAGCGATTGGCGCAGCATCGGGTAA